Genomic window (Arthrobacter sp. StoSoilA2):
GTCAACCTCATGACCGACGACGGCAGCCGGGTATCGCTCTACGTCTCGGTGCCTTCCACCCCCGCCGAGGAGGATCTCGCGACAGCGGCCGCCGCGGTGGCTGCAGCTAATCTTGCCGTTATTGACCTCAGTGAATTTGGGGTGCTGCTGCTGGAGCGCGAAGAGGTTCACCAGACGCCTTTATGGGTGGACCTTCATGATTACGACGGAACCTCGACGTTCCATGAGCCGTTCCTGAGTGCGGCCGGTGTGGTGTTCATGAATGACGACAGGACAGATGATCCCTGGGCGCTGATGCATTCCTGCCTTGCGCGCGGGCCCCGGTTGGCAGTGTGTACTCTCGGTGCGGAAGGTGCTGTCGCCTTGGAAGCTGACGGTACTCAACATGAGATTCCAGCCGTTCCCGCGAACGTGGTGGATACCAACGGCGCCGGCGATGCGTTCATGGCCGGCTTCCTTGCTGCGACCCTGCGGGGCGCACCGGTTTTTGATGCCCTCGAGGCGGGGGCGGTTCAAGCCCGCGTCGCGATTGAGAGTGAGCATCTGCATCCGGTGCTGGGGCGTTGAGCACTGGGTAGGGCTGGTTTCAAGTCCGATAGTTTCTGAATTTCATCGGAAACAAAACTAGGTATCGGTTTCTACGTGCGCGCCATCACGGCCTCGTAGAGGTTTGAAAGTCCGAGTTTCCTCAATTCTTGGCTGCAACAACAGCTAATAATTACGCTCCAGTTTCAGTTAGTGGACTGTTGTTGTTGCGTAAAGATATTGAATGCTGCCTATTCGATTGTCATGAACTTGAGCTCAACAAAGTTCAGGAGCACACGACCTCTACTTCTTTGAGGCTCTCTTATGTTCTGAGGGGTGTGTGGTGGTGGTTGCGTCGTGGTGTTTGGTGGGGGTCGATGTGTGGGGGTGGGGTGAACCAAGGCACGCCGGTGGTGGTGATGGTCCATTGTTCTTTGTGGATGAGGTGGTGGTGGTGGCTGCAGAGCAAGGTGGCGTTCTCGGTGGAGGTGGGGCCGCCGTGTGACCAGTAGGTGATGTGGTGGGCTTCGCACCAGGGGGCGGGCATGGTGCAGTCGGGGAACGCGCAGCCTTGGTCCCGGGCGGTGATGGCTCTGCGGATGTGGGGCGGGAAGATCCGAGTGGTGCGGCCGATGTCCAGGACGCGGGAGTCGGTTCCGAGCAGGACGGGGAGGATGTCGGCGTCGCAGGCGATTTTGCGGATGGTGTTGGGGTGGATCGGGCCGGCGAAGGTGGCGGAGCCGGAGCTGAGCCGGGGGTGTTGCGGGCCGGGTTGATTCGTGGGGGTGCCGGTTGGGTGGGGCGGGGTGTTGGTTGCACGGGTTGGGGTGTTGGTTGCGCGGTTGGGGGTGTTGGCTGTGTTCCTGAGTTCCTGGAGGAGGTCGTGGTGGTTGATGGTGACCATGACCTGGGGGCGGAGTCCGCCGTTGGCGGGCAGTTTCCCGGTGGTCAGGGCCACACCGCAGGCAACGACGAGGCCGTCGAGGAGTTTCTGTGCCCGGGAACGGCGGTCAAGGTCCGGGCTGGCTGGTTCGTTCCCGCTGGCTTTGTTCCCGCCGTCACTGCCCTGGGCGGATCCTGATGCTTCGCCGTCATCCTTCCCACCGCCGCTCCAGTGAACGCTCTCGTCGCCTTCGATGGTGGCTGCCTTGGTTCCGGCGGCCTCGCTGTGCCCGGCTGCGTTGGTTCCGGTGGTGTCGCTGTTTCCGGTGGTGAGTCGGGGGTTGGTGGCGGTGTTCATGGCGGTGGTGAGTGTTTCGTATTGTTCGGTGGTGGCGAAGATTTCCAGGTGGTGCAGTCCGTGGCGGGGTTTGCGGATGAAGGTGCCTTGGAGTTGGCGGAGGATTTCTTCGCTGGGTTCCGGGCCGTCCTGGTCGATCAGGTCGTTCCAGCGTTTGGCCATTTTCAGGACGAAGTCGGGGTCGGACCCGGCGGCGGTGCGGGTGAGGGCGTGTTCCATTCCGGTGAGGGTTTCTTCGTCGGTGAGGAGCCGTACTTTGTCCAGGGCGGCGGTGATGATGCTCGCAGACCGGGTGGGTATTTGTGTGGATTCGAGCGCCTCAGCCAGGATTTCGCGGCGGGGCGGGATGTGTTGCCCGGCGATTCCGGTCCGGGGGAGTGCCTGGGCTGCGAGGGCGAGCCGGCGCCGGGCTTCGCTGATGCCGATCCTCAGGCGGACGCGCAGGAATTCCGCGGCGTTGCGGTAGCCATCATCGGCCACCGCAGCAGCACCGGACCCAGCAGCAGTATTGAACCCGGTAGTAGCGGACCCAGTAGCAGTATCGGACCCTGAAACGGTGGCGGTGGCGGGGTTTGGTCCTGCTGCCGGGGCCGGGACCGCAGGGTCTGTGGGTACGGGGTTGGTCCAGCCTGTCTGCCATCCAGTGCCGGCCGCGGAGGAGGGCCGTGCCTGCTGGGCTTGGGTGCGGGTCCGTTCCACGGCGTGCGCCGCGATGACCTGCAGGTATTCCACGGTGCGGGCGATCTCCTCCACCCGCCCGGCGAACCCCGCGGCTTCGGCAAACCCGAACCCCGGGGCACCGGCCACGGAGACGGAACGCAGACTTTCCAAGGCCCCAACGCTGTCCGCCAGCGCATCCCCAAGTCCGAGCGCATCCCCAAGTCCCAGCGCACCCTGATGTCTTAGCGGACTCCCAAGTCCCAAGGAACCGCCCAGTCCTGGGGAAACCGGGCTGACTTCAGGATCGACCCTAATTTCAGGGTCGACCTCAGAGGTGGTGGTGAAGGATTTCGGTTCAATGCCGCGAAGCAGCGCCATGGCCCTGAGCTTCTCCGAATCGGTGACTGCCGCCGTCGGGCTTTCACAACAGTCCTGCCCGTGGGCAGGACCGGAGTGGCTTCCGAGGGGAACGCGTCGGGGGCGCAATGCGGCGCCAGTCAGAGCTACCCGACGCGCCAGAATGTCCCCAATGCTTCCCATGAATAAACCCTCTCACCAGGCTCAGACATTATTAGCTCCCTTCCATGCGGAACCAGGAAACGCGGGAAATAGCGGCTGTTTGCTAGTGACTTGCTCCCGCAGAATGTCCGCGTGGCCGCAGTGCTGTGCGAGCTCGCGGAGCATGTGCAGATACACCCAGCGGAGGGGGAGTGGACCGCGCCGGTTGCCACGCACCAAGTCGTCGAGCGCCAAGGCCGCAGCCCGCCGTCGTGATTCTTCGCAGGCCTCCTGATACGCACGCTGAACGCTTGCGATCGTGTCGGTGTCCTGGAGAATGAACGACTCGTCAGGTGTGGCGGGGATGCCTATTTCGGTGCGCGAGCGGCACGTGATGGCCTCGTCAAACCAGACCTTCTCCACGAAGGTCGCGTGCTTCACCAAGCCCAGAAGAGTCGTGCGCGACGGCACCAGCCGTCGTCGTGCTTGTTCTTCCGTGAGTCCATCGAGGCTTTCGTTGAGGGCCCTACGGTGCTCATCAAGGAACGCATCGAATTGGACCCGGGCGTCGTGGTTGATGACGTCGTCAGCGAAGGTCGGCGGGAAGGCGCTCATCCGAAAACCACCGTGCCGTCGTCGTCGATTCTCCAGCCCGGGTTGTGCGCGATCTCCCAGATAATGCCGTTCGGATCCTTGACGTGGCCGTGGAAAATGCCCCCGAAAGCGCTGGACTGGGCAGGCTTCAGCACGGTTGCGCCGGCAGATACAAGTTGCTCGATGGTGCTGGAAACTTCGGCTGCGGAGTCGACATTGTGCGAGAGCGTTACGCCGCTGACACCGTCGTGTTGGGCGCTGCCGGCCAGGTCCTGGTCGAACTTTTCCGCATCGAATAACCCGAG
Coding sequences:
- a CDS encoding PfkB family carbohydrate kinase → MPATPSVAVCGPASWNQLILLDHLPEPVPHMQFARRAWETVGGTSAGKAVHLADLGIGVRLCSPLGADDDGGRVLRALTNAGVTVEKIASERTERHVNLMTDDGSRVSLYVSVPSTPAEEDLATAAAAVAAANLAVIDLSEFGVLLLEREEVHQTPLWVDLHDYDGTSTFHEPFLSAAGVVFMNDDRTDDPWALMHSCLARGPRLAVCTLGAEGAVALEADGTQHEIPAVPANVVDTNGAGDAFMAGFLAATLRGAPVFDALEAGAVQARVAIESEHLHPVLGR
- a CDS encoding HNH endonuclease signature motif containing protein; its protein translation is MGSIGDILARRVALTGAALRPRRVPLGSHSGPAHGQDCCESPTAAVTDSEKLRAMALLRGIEPKSFTTTSEVDPEIRVDPEVSPVSPGLGGSLGLGSPLRHQGALGLGDALGLGDALADSVGALESLRSVSVAGAPGFGFAEAAGFAGRVEEIARTVEYLQVIAAHAVERTRTQAQQARPSSAAGTGWQTGWTNPVPTDPAVPAPAAGPNPATATVSGSDTATGSATTGFNTAAGSGAAAVADDGYRNAAEFLRVRLRIGISEARRRLALAAQALPRTGIAGQHIPPRREILAEALESTQIPTRSASIITAALDKVRLLTDEETLTGMEHALTRTAAGSDPDFVLKMAKRWNDLIDQDGPEPSEEILRQLQGTFIRKPRHGLHHLEIFATTEQYETLTTAMNTATNPRLTTGNSDTTGTNAAGHSEAAGTKAATIEGDESVHWSGGGKDDGEASGSAQGSDGGNKASGNEPASPDLDRRSRAQKLLDGLVVACGVALTTGKLPANGGLRPQVMVTINHHDLLQELRNTANTPNRATNTPTRATNTPPHPTGTPTNQPGPQHPRLSSGSATFAGPIHPNTIRKIACDADILPVLLGTDSRVLDIGRTTRIFPPHIRRAITARDQGCAFPDCTMPAPWCEAHHITYWSHGGPTSTENATLLCSHHHHLIHKEQWTITTTGVPWFTPPPHIDPHQTPRRNHHHTPLRT
- a CDS encoding DinB family protein; protein product: MSAFPPTFADDVINHDARVQFDAFLDEHRRALNESLDGLTEEQARRRLVPSRTTLLGLVKHATFVEKVWFDEAITCRSRTEIGIPATPDESFILQDTDTIASVQRAYQEACEESRRRAAALALDDLVRGNRRGPLPLRWVYLHMLRELAQHCGHADILREQVTSKQPLFPAFPGSAWKGANNV
- a CDS encoding VOC family protein yields the protein MDQRLHFITFATADLDRARSFYKDGLGWDPLMDVPGEIIYFQVGSGLVLGLFDAEKFDQDLAGSAQHDGVSGVTLSHNVDSAAEVSSTIEQLVSAGATVLKPAQSSAFGGIFHGHVKDPNGIIWEIAHNPGWRIDDDGTVVFG